From Punica granatum isolate Tunisia-2019 chromosome 1, ASM765513v2, whole genome shotgun sequence:
GAGTGCCATTGTTCAGGTTGATGCTGCTCCCTTCAAGCAGTGGTATCTCCAGCACTATGGCGTCGATATTGGTCGTAAGAAGAAGGCTCAAGCTGCTGCCAAGAAAGAAGGAGAGGTAAGGCATGCAAATGTGGTTTTTTATCTGGTTTAACAGTGACATGACATATTGATATATTGAACGTAACACTGTCACTGGTATTGATTGTAGGAGGGCGAAGCTCAAACTGAGGAGGTGAAGAAGAGCAACCATGTCCAGAGGAAACTGGCGAAACGTCAAGAGAAGCGACAGTTGGACCCACACATCGAAGAGCAGTTTGGAAGCGGCCGTTTGTTTGCATGCATCTCATCCCGACCCGGTCAATGTGGTCGTGCAGATGGGTGAGTGACTTCTGATTTTTCATCATCACAAATACCGACAGTTGGGGGATgataatttgtttatttactcgATTAATTCGTGAGAGATCTGATATATTTCGGATAGTGAAACTGACCATTACGCCTCGTGCTAAACGGTCATGACCTATGAGCGTCATTCACATATAAATACACGTCGGTTGGCTTAATCATATGTGCTAAGTATGGTTTGCCGATATATTCTGGAACAGATATATATTGGAGGGCAAGGAGCTGGAGTTCTACATGAAGAAGTTACAGAGGAAGAAGGGCAAGGGAGCAGGAGCTGCCTAAATTTTTGTTACTTGAAAATCATTATTAGACCTTTTCTGTGTCTTTTGTAGTTTCTACTACTTCCCGATGATACTCTGGTTGAGCTGAGATGAGGCAGGCAGTATATCTCGAGTTGTGTTTGCGAATTTGATTATTGTCATATCTATAGTACTTCTTGTTGTATCAAATAGAA
This genomic window contains:
- the LOC116190405 gene encoding 40S ribosomal protein S8-like, whose translation is MGISRDSMHKRRATGGKKKAWRKKRKYELGRQPANTKLSSNKTVRRIRVRGGNVKWRALRLDTGNYSWGSEAVTRKTRILDVVYNASNNELVRTQTLVKSAIVQVDAAPFKQWYLQHYGVDIGRKKKAQAAAKKEGEEGEAQTEEVKKSNHVQRKLAKRQEKRQLDPHIEEQFGSGRLFACISSRPGQCGRADGYILEGKELEFYMKKLQRKKGKGAGAA